A window of Ignavibacterium sp. contains these coding sequences:
- the lnt gene encoding apolipoprotein N-acyltransferase: MLKLFRRNKLSAEEKSFLRKERLLIVLSGILTGISFTPFPFPFSLFLFFSFVPYLFVIDKRKTLLEINRASYLMFFTLSVITIYWVGSWQSKADPFLMIGGGVLIFFYPVVLLINSTLFYLSQKIVVKEKALWLFPIIWVTGEYLLTLTDLKFPWLTLGHGLAKFTAFIQIVDVVGAFGLSLIVLYINVSLFLVIKNFISTKKYNLKYLFIAVLLFCFVFIYGLVKLNEKNDSEKFIRVGVVQPNLDPWDKWELGGLDNILKNYIELSEECTKQNAKIIIWPETALPVYLLSGTYSDIVDSIYSFLRKNNVYLLTGMPDYIVHYENPPTDAKLSKAGNFYYSTYNSILLISPNSYEIQRYGKMQLVPLGEKVPFVDALPFLADWFKWGVGLSGWNVGKDTTVFKLKIDNDSLRIAGLVCYESVFPDFVTHFVKRGAQFITVVTNDSWYGNSSGPYQHKEFAALRAVENRRAVVRSANGGISCLINKFGITEFETKLFTRTSFVVDVPLNDEKPFYTKYPLIIPVLSSALSLWIIGISILLWMKNKLKL, encoded by the coding sequence TTGTTAAAACTTTTTAGGCGAAATAAATTATCTGCGGAAGAAAAGTCATTTTTAAGAAAAGAAAGACTGCTAATAGTTTTATCCGGAATATTAACAGGAATTTCTTTCACGCCATTTCCATTTCCTTTTTCACTTTTTCTTTTCTTCTCATTTGTTCCATACTTGTTTGTAATTGACAAAAGAAAAACATTACTCGAAATAAACCGTGCTTCTTACTTAATGTTTTTTACTTTAAGCGTAATTACAATTTATTGGGTAGGTAGCTGGCAAAGTAAAGCCGATCCTTTTTTAATGATTGGAGGTGGAGTTTTAATATTTTTCTATCCTGTTGTGTTGCTTATAAATTCTACTTTGTTTTATTTATCACAAAAAATTGTCGTGAAAGAAAAAGCACTCTGGCTTTTTCCAATCATTTGGGTAACAGGCGAATATCTTCTGACCTTAACTGATCTGAAATTTCCTTGGCTTACTCTTGGACACGGATTGGCAAAGTTCACAGCTTTTATTCAGATTGTCGATGTTGTAGGAGCTTTTGGATTATCATTGATTGTTCTTTATATAAATGTTTCACTTTTTCTTGTTATAAAAAATTTCATTTCAACCAAAAAATATAATCTGAAGTATCTCTTCATTGCTGTCCTTCTGTTTTGTTTTGTATTTATTTATGGTTTAGTAAAGTTGAATGAGAAAAATGATTCGGAAAAATTTATTAGAGTTGGTGTTGTGCAACCAAATTTAGATCCTTGGGACAAATGGGAACTTGGCGGTCTCGATAATATTCTGAAAAATTATATTGAGCTATCTGAAGAATGTACAAAGCAAAATGCAAAGATTATCATCTGGCCGGAAACAGCATTACCGGTTTATCTTCTTTCAGGAACTTACTCTGATATTGTAGATTCAATTTATTCATTTCTCAGAAAAAATAATGTTTATCTTCTTACCGGAATGCCTGATTACATTGTTCACTACGAAAATCCCCCGACTGATGCGAAGTTAAGTAAAGCAGGAAATTTTTATTATTCAACTTATAATTCTATTCTCCTGATAAGTCCAAATTCTTATGAGATTCAGCGTTATGGTAAAATGCAATTGGTTCCGCTTGGTGAAAAAGTTCCCTTCGTTGATGCTTTGCCATTTTTAGCTGACTGGTTTAAATGGGGCGTGGGATTAAGTGGTTGGAATGTTGGTAAAGATACTACTGTCTTTAAATTAAAAATTGATAATGACTCACTCAGAATTGCCGGATTGGTTTGTTATGAATCTGTTTTTCCTGACTTTGTTACTCACTTTGTGAAAAGAGGTGCTCAATTTATCACTGTGGTTACGAATGATAGCTGGTATGGAAATTCAAGCGGACCTTATCAGCATAAGGAATTTGCAGCATTGCGTGCAGTAGAAAACAGAAGAGCAGTAGTGCGTTCTGCCAACGGAGGAATTAGTTGTTTGATAAACAAATTCGGAATAACAGAATTCGAAACGAAATTGTTTACTCGCACATCATTTGTGGTTGATGTTCCTCTGAATGATGAAAAACCTTTTTATACTAAATATCCACTAATTATTCCTGTCTTGAGCTCTGCACTATCATTGTGGATAATTGGAATATCAATTTTGCTCTGGATGAAAAATAAATTGAAACTCTAA
- a CDS encoding DedA family protein — translation MFEEILTRISELSPIWIYLTIFFFAFIENLFPPSPSDMVIVVGGSLVGASDLHFVPVLIFATGGSLVGFLTAFAIGWQIDKRILHSGKIKFLTIESIEKVENAFRKYGYFLIIANRFLPGTRAVISFFAGMSRLNVHYTVLLSAASALIWNSILISLGMVFGENIQKVDAFLTTYNQIVIAATVVVIAFLIIRYFIKKSKKKFQN, via the coding sequence ATGTTTGAAGAAATTCTTACTCGAATTTCAGAACTTAGTCCAATCTGGATTTATCTGACAATCTTTTTTTTCGCTTTCATAGAAAATTTATTTCCACCTTCTCCTAGCGATATGGTTATTGTTGTTGGTGGCTCACTCGTCGGAGCTTCTGACCTGCACTTTGTTCCGGTTCTTATTTTTGCCACAGGTGGAAGTCTTGTTGGCTTTCTAACTGCATTTGCTATTGGATGGCAGATTGATAAAAGAATATTACATTCAGGTAAAATTAAATTTCTTACCATTGAGTCTATTGAAAAAGTGGAGAATGCATTTCGCAAGTACGGATATTTTCTGATTATTGCTAATAGGTTTTTACCGGGAACAAGAGCAGTGATTTCTTTCTTCGCAGGAATGAGCAGATTGAATGTTCACTACACAGTGCTGCTTTCTGCTGCGAGTGCTCTTATTTGGAATTCAATTTTAATTTCACTTGGAATGGTTTTCGGTGAGAACATTCAAAAAGTAGATGCATTTCTGACTACATATAATCAAATAGTAATTGCAGCAACAGTTGTAGTTATAGCGTTTCTGATTATTCGTTACTTCATCAAGAAAAGTAAAAAGAAATTCCAGAATTGA
- the ispF gene encoding 2-C-methyl-D-erythritol 2,4-cyclodiphosphate synthase, with amino-acid sequence MKLDIKIGFGFDVHSFAEGRKLILGGIEIPSNKGLEGHSDADVLLHAISDAILGALALGDIGQHFPNTDERWKDVDSSIILKHCYSLVKKEGYTISNIDSMLALESPKISPFIEKIKNNISQLLEISPSQISVKATTTEKLGFVGRAEGAVAMATVLLIKSDFNV; translated from the coding sequence TTGAAACTTGATATTAAAATCGGATTTGGTTTTGATGTTCATTCTTTTGCGGAAGGAAGAAAATTAATTTTAGGTGGAATTGAAATTCCGTCAAACAAAGGATTGGAAGGTCATTCTGATGCTGATGTACTTCTTCACGCAATTTCTGATGCGATTCTTGGTGCTTTGGCTTTAGGAGATATCGGTCAGCATTTCCCGAACACTGACGAAAGATGGAAAGATGTTGATAGTTCAATCATTCTCAAACATTGCTATTCTCTCGTGAAGAAAGAAGGCTATACAATTTCCAACATTGATTCGATGCTCGCACTTGAATCTCCGAAAATTTCTCCTTTCATAGAAAAAATTAAAAATAACATTTCGCAATTACTGGAAATCTCTCCATCACAAATTTCAGTTAAAGCTACAACAACCGAGAAACTTGGTTTTGTTGGAAGGGCTGAAGGTGCGGTTGCAATGGCTACAGTTTTACTAATCAAGAGTGATTTTAATGTTTGA
- a CDS encoding acylphosphatase, whose amino-acid sequence MSKLARATIIVDGVVQGVGFRYFVLRNANALGLKGYTKNLFTGEVLTEVEGEEGMIHELIKKLKVGPSHAYVKDCKVEWKEFKNEFKDFEVRY is encoded by the coding sequence ATGAGCAAACTGGCAAGAGCAACAATAATAGTTGATGGAGTTGTTCAGGGAGTTGGATTCAGATATTTTGTTTTGCGGAATGCAAATGCTTTAGGACTTAAAGGTTACACAAAAAATTTATTTACGGGTGAAGTGTTAACAGAAGTTGAAGGTGAAGAAGGAATGATTCACGAGTTGATAAAAAAGTTAAAAGTTGGTCCTTCTCACGCCTATGTTAAAGATTGTAAAGTAGAATGGAAAGAATTCAAAAATGAATTTAAAGATTTTGAGGTGCGATATTGA
- a CDS encoding DMT family transporter encodes MKKYIGESALLLNTVIWGGTFALIKNALADISPLLFLGIRFFLAAAILLPFIYSIVKKTDKKTFIAGSILGVFYFLGFATQTIGLNYTTATKSGFITGTFVVIIPILQTIIEKKKPKWYNLVSILFVMIGLIFLSSSGDNLFQFINELGSDFNFGDFLTLLCAVLFAFQVVYVDVFTKKYDYMPMVFIQLLITGLGGFLGSIILSAFGLEIVKFNLNTNVLFALIYTSVFASIIATILQLKYQKVVTPTKAGIIYSFEPIMAAVLAFFIVGEKISKFGMFGGVFIVIGLLLSEILENRNEQTGKSNNNS; translated from the coding sequence ATGAAAAAATACATTGGTGAAAGTGCTCTCTTACTTAATACAGTTATCTGGGGCGGAACATTTGCTCTTATTAAAAATGCATTAGCTGATATTTCTCCACTGTTATTTCTTGGAATCAGATTTTTTCTTGCAGCGGCTATTTTACTTCCTTTCATTTATTCTATTGTTAAAAAGACCGATAAAAAAACTTTTATAGCAGGTTCTATTCTTGGAGTATTTTATTTCCTTGGTTTTGCCACTCAGACTATCGGTTTAAATTACACAACTGCAACAAAGTCCGGATTTATTACAGGAACATTTGTTGTTATAATCCCGATTCTTCAGACAATTATTGAAAAGAAAAAACCTAAGTGGTATAACCTCGTCAGTATTTTGTTTGTTATGATTGGATTAATTTTTCTCTCAAGCAGCGGAGATAATTTATTTCAATTCATAAATGAACTCGGTTCTGATTTTAACTTCGGAGATTTCCTTACTTTACTTTGTGCTGTTTTATTTGCCTTTCAGGTTGTTTATGTAGATGTGTTTACAAAAAAATATGATTATATGCCTATGGTATTTATTCAGCTTTTGATTACAGGTTTGGGTGGATTTCTTGGTTCAATAATTCTTTCAGCATTCGGTTTAGAGATAGTAAAGTTTAATCTGAATACCAATGTACTATTTGCTTTGATTTACACTTCAGTTTTTGCATCAATCATTGCAACAATACTTCAATTAAAATATCAGAAGGTCGTAACGCCAACTAAGGCAGGAATAATTTATTCTTTCGAGCCAATAATGGCAGCAGTTCTGGCATTCTTCATTGTCGGTGAAAAAATTTCTAAATTTGGAATGTTTGGTGGCGTATTTATAGTAATTGGTTTACTTCTTTCAGAAATATTAGAAAACAGAAATGAGCAAACTGGCAAGAGCAACAATAATAGTTGA
- the era gene encoding GTPase Era: protein MSHKVGYVSIIGLPNVGKSTLLNAILKQKISIVTPKPQTTRKKILGILTENDFQIVFLDTPGIVRPAYLLHEKMLEEINESIKDADVIVLLFDVSNESRIKESEENEIIKNLIEQKTKPIILALNKVDSITQEQAQQLVNHYESLNKFRSVVPIAASLNFNVERLIQEIVSLLPEGEKFYPDDIISEASERFFVSEIIREKIFELYEDEVPYSTEVIIADFKERSSGKDFISAEIIVERDSQKPIIIGKEGKSIKKLGELARKEIEEFLQKEVYLELRVKVREKWRSNEKMLKYFGYGTRK from the coding sequence ATGAGTCACAAAGTTGGATATGTTTCAATTATTGGTTTGCCAAATGTCGGTAAGTCAACCTTGCTGAATGCAATTCTGAAACAAAAAATTTCCATAGTAACACCAAAACCACAAACAACGAGAAAAAAAATTCTCGGCATATTAACGGAAAATGATTTTCAGATTGTTTTTCTCGATACACCCGGAATTGTAAGACCCGCTTACCTTCTTCACGAAAAAATGCTTGAGGAAATCAATGAATCCATAAAAGATGCAGATGTTATTGTGCTTTTGTTTGATGTTAGTAATGAGAGCAGAATAAAAGAAAGTGAAGAAAATGAAATAATAAAAAATCTTATCGAGCAAAAGACAAAGCCGATTATCCTGGCTTTGAATAAAGTAGATTCAATAACACAGGAACAAGCGCAACAACTGGTAAATCATTATGAAAGTTTAAATAAGTTTAGATCTGTTGTTCCGATTGCTGCTTCATTGAATTTTAATGTAGAAAGATTAATTCAGGAAATAGTTTCGTTACTTCCTGAAGGAGAAAAATTTTATCCGGATGATATAATATCTGAAGCAAGTGAAAGATTTTTTGTCTCAGAAATAATTCGTGAAAAAATTTTTGAACTGTATGAAGATGAAGTTCCGTACAGCACAGAAGTTATAATAGCAGACTTCAAAGAAAGATCATCGGGCAAGGATTTTATTAGTGCTGAAATTATTGTTGAGCGTGATTCTCAAAAACCAATCATAATTGGTAAAGAAGGGAAATCAATTAAAAAACTCGGTGAACTTGCCCGCAAAGAAATCGAAGAATTTTTACAAAAGGAAGTTTATCTTGAGCTTCGAGTGAAAGTAAGAGAAAAGTGGCGCTCTAACGAAAAGATGCTGAAGTATTTTGGATACGGAACCAGGAAATAA
- the trxB gene encoding thioredoxin-disulfide reductase produces MSEQINHFKVAIIGSGPAGLTAAIYTARANLNPVVFEGLQPGGQLTITTEVENFPGFEHGIQGPELMDIMRKQAHRFGAQSIYKDITEVDFSKRPFKLKSYDEEYFADAVIISTGASARLLGLESEAKYMGYGVSACATCDGFFFKGLKVIVVGGGDTAMEEANFLTKFASEVIIVHRRDEFRASKIMLDRAKKNPKIKFVTNKVIKEVLGVEEGGKKRMTGVLLEDTKDHSVTQLDADGLFIAIGHKPNTELFKNYLEMDETGYLIVKPGSTYTNVEGVFAAGDVADKKYRQAITAAGTGCMAALDAERWLEAQES; encoded by the coding sequence ATGTCGGAACAAATAAATCATTTTAAAGTTGCAATTATTGGATCCGGACCTGCTGGATTAACTGCAGCAATTTATACTGCAAGAGCAAATCTTAATCCTGTGGTATTTGAAGGATTACAACCTGGCGGTCAATTAACAATAACTACTGAGGTTGAAAACTTTCCCGGATTTGAGCACGGAATTCAAGGTCCTGAATTGATGGACATAATGAGAAAACAAGCACATCGTTTCGGAGCGCAATCAATTTACAAAGACATTACGGAAGTTGATTTTTCAAAGAGACCATTCAAATTAAAATCTTATGATGAAGAATATTTTGCTGATGCAGTTATAATTTCAACAGGCGCTTCTGCAAGATTACTTGGACTTGAAAGCGAAGCAAAGTATATGGGTTACGGAGTTTCTGCTTGTGCTACGTGCGATGGCTTTTTCTTCAAAGGATTAAAAGTTATTGTTGTTGGTGGTGGTGATACAGCGATGGAGGAAGCAAATTTCCTTACCAAGTTTGCAAGTGAAGTTATTATTGTTCATCGAAGAGATGAATTCAGAGCCTCTAAGATTATGCTTGATAGAGCGAAGAAAAATCCTAAAATAAAATTTGTAACGAATAAAGTTATCAAAGAAGTGCTTGGTGTTGAGGAAGGTGGAAAGAAAAGAATGACCGGAGTTCTTCTGGAAGACACGAAAGATCATTCAGTTACTCAGCTTGATGCAGATGGATTATTTATAGCTATTGGTCATAAACCAAATACAGAGTTATTTAAGAATTATCTTGAGATGGATGAAACAGGTTACCTCATTGTAAAACCCGGCTCAACTTATACAAATGTCGAAGGAGTTTTTGCTGCAGGCGATGTTGCTGATAAAAAATATCGTCAGGCGATTACAGCAGCAGGAACCGGTTGTATGGCAGCACTTGACGCTGAACGATGGTTAGAAGCTCAGGAATCATAA
- the queG gene encoding tRNA epoxyqueuosine(34) reductase QueG, with product MKKLTNEIVLSKAKSLGFDLVGFAQAVELTDEIEKLNLWLDKKFQAGMSYMERNIHKRKNPKEILPDAKSIISLALIYNTPFYHSNDKDFGKISRYAWGKDYHLIIWEKLDQLENELKAIDSNFNSISYVDTGPVMDKVWAVKAGLGWMGKHTNIINREIGSWFFIANIICNYEFEYSEQIPDFCGECTACIDACPTDAIVQPYVVDSNKCISYQTIENKNEITEELKGKFENWLFGCDICQEVCPWNKKFSITTSLKDFYPRNKELTYSEIMQMDEETFKEKFSDSPIKRTKLSGLKRNAKFLFE from the coding sequence ATGAAAAAGCTTACGAATGAAATTGTTTTATCGAAAGCAAAGTCCCTCGGATTTGATTTAGTAGGATTTGCACAAGCTGTTGAACTTACTGATGAGATTGAAAAACTGAATCTCTGGCTTGATAAAAAATTTCAAGCCGGAATGAGTTATATGGAACGAAATATTCATAAAAGAAAAAATCCCAAAGAAATTCTGCCCGATGCTAAAAGTATTATTTCTCTTGCACTCATTTATAATACACCATTCTATCATTCAAATGATAAAGACTTTGGTAAAATATCCAGATATGCCTGGGGAAAAGATTATCATCTTATCATCTGGGAAAAATTAGATCAGTTGGAAAATGAATTGAAAGCAATTGATTCAAACTTTAATTCTATTTCTTATGTGGATACCGGACCGGTAATGGATAAAGTGTGGGCAGTTAAAGCTGGTTTAGGTTGGATGGGAAAACATACTAACATCATTAATCGTGAAATTGGTAGTTGGTTTTTTATTGCTAACATCATTTGTAATTATGAATTCGAATATTCTGAACAGATTCCTGACTTTTGTGGAGAATGCACAGCTTGTATTGATGCCTGTCCAACTGATGCAATAGTTCAACCTTATGTTGTTGATTCAAATAAATGCATTTCATATCAAACGATTGAAAATAAAAACGAGATAACTGAAGAACTGAAAGGTAAATTTGAAAATTGGTTGTTTGGTTGCGACATCTGTCAGGAAGTATGTCCGTGGAATAAAAAATTTAGTATTACAACATCACTAAAAGATTTTTATCCGAGGAATAAGGAACTAACTTATTCTGAAATAATGCAGATGGATGAAGAAACATTCAAAGAAAAATTTTCAGATAGTCCCATTAAAAGAACAAAGCTTTCTGGACTTAAGCGAAATGCTAAATTTTTATTCGAGTGA
- a CDS encoding Rieske 2Fe-2S domain-containing protein has translation MNEIKFHKVCRINELRENEGRRFIVPASDGSGDEVEIAIFKVDGEIYALSNICPHQHTALIYDGFIEDGCVVCPAHGWKFDLKTGNQPTGRKGLDVYPIKIEKDEIMVAAHSKKFNW, from the coding sequence ATGAACGAAATTAAATTTCACAAAGTCTGCAGAATAAATGAACTTCGGGAAAATGAAGGTAGAAGGTTCATAGTTCCTGCGTCTGATGGTTCTGGCGATGAAGTTGAAATTGCTATATTCAAAGTAGATGGTGAGATTTATGCTCTGAGTAATATTTGTCCGCATCAGCACACTGCGTTAATCTATGATGGATTTATAGAAGATGGTTGTGTTGTATGTCCGGCTCACGGTTGGAAGTTTGATTTGAAAACCGGAAATCAACCAACGGGAAGAAAAGGATTAGATGTTTATCCAATTAAAATTGAAAAAGATGAAATAATGGTTGCTGCACACTCAAAGAAATTTAATTGGTAA
- a CDS encoding MBL fold metallo-hydrolase, translated as MKIGKYQLHTIHSGYIGLDGGAMFGIIPKPLWEKNNPADEVNRVTLSTRNLLLVSDSRKILIDTGMGTKWDEKSRNIYRIDDNLSLEKSLSQKGFTVDQITDVILTHLHFDHTGGSTKIENDKLIPTFPNAKFYVQKQNFEWAMNPSDRDRGSYLKENFEPLVKEGVLNLLTNNEFDENISFEVINGHTFGQQMVKISDGTNTVLYCADLLPFVSHIRLPYIMAYDLQPLVTLSEKKKYLKQALEENWILYFGHDPEYAAVTIKHSDKGITHDKVFFDLI; from the coding sequence ATGAAAATAGGTAAATATCAATTACATACCATTCATTCCGGCTACATTGGTTTGGATGGCGGAGCTATGTTCGGAATTATTCCCAAACCGTTGTGGGAAAAAAACAACCCTGCTGATGAAGTTAACAGAGTTACTCTTTCCACAAGAAATTTGCTTCTTGTAAGTGATTCAAGAAAAATTTTAATTGATACAGGAATGGGTACAAAGTGGGATGAAAAATCCCGCAACATTTATAGAATTGATGATAATCTTTCACTTGAAAAATCCTTATCTCAAAAAGGTTTTACTGTTGATCAGATTACCGATGTTATACTTACTCACCTGCATTTTGATCATACCGGTGGTTCAACTAAAATTGAAAATGATAAACTCATTCCAACTTTTCCCAATGCAAAATTTTATGTTCAGAAACAGAATTTTGAATGGGCAATGAATCCAAGCGATAGAGACCGTGGGAGTTATCTTAAAGAAAATTTTGAACCATTGGTAAAAGAAGGTGTGCTAAATCTTCTTACAAATAATGAGTTTGACGAAAACATTTCTTTCGAAGTTATAAATGGTCATACTTTTGGTCAGCAGATGGTTAAAATTTCTGATGGAACAAATACTGTTTTATACTGTGCAGATTTGCTACCATTTGTTTCACATATACGTTTGCCATATATAATGGCTTACGATTTACAACCTTTGGTTACACTTTCAGAAAAAAAGAAATATCTGAAGCAAGCATTGGAGGAAAACTGGATTTTGTATTTTGGTCACGATCCGGAATATGCCGCAGTAACAATTAAACACTCTGATAAAGGAATCACTCACGACAAAGTTTTCTTTGATTTGATATGA
- a CDS encoding 4Fe-4S binding protein, giving the protein MAYRITEECINCGACFPECPNDAIYEAGSNWDMNGQTYGEGDPAPSGATGFYSDQFYYIVPDKCTECVGFYDEPQCVSNCPTDAVVKI; this is encoded by the coding sequence ATGGCATACAGAATAACTGAAGAATGCATCAATTGTGGAGCTTGTTTTCCCGAATGCCCAAACGATGCAATATACGAAGCAGGAAGCAATTGGGATATGAATGGTCAGACTTACGGAGAAGGCGATCCTGCACCTTCCGGAGCAACAGGTTTTTATTCTGATCAGTTTTATTACATTGTTCCTGATAAATGCACTGAATGTGTAGGATTTTATGATGAACCTCAGTGCGTAAGCAACTGTCCTACTGATGCAGTTGTAAAAATATAG
- a CDS encoding 4Fe-4S dicluster domain-containing protein, whose protein sequence is MAIMITEECINCGACEPECPNNAIYEGGTNWELAGKTYGPDDPAPSGATGFFSNDYFYIVPDKCTECVGFHDEPQCAAVCPVDCCVPDPKHVEDKDTLLKKKEYLDSLGR, encoded by the coding sequence ATGGCTATAATGATAACTGAAGAATGCATCAACTGCGGTGCATGCGAACCTGAATGCCCTAATAATGCAATTTATGAAGGTGGCACAAATTGGGAATTAGCAGGTAAAACTTATGGTCCGGATGATCCGGCTCCTTCCGGTGCAACAGGATTTTTCTCGAATGATTATTTCTACATTGTTCCTGACAAATGCACTGAATGTGTCGGTTTTCATGACGAACCACAATGTGCAGCCGTTTGTCCTGTTGATTGTTGTGTTCCTGATCCAAAACATGTTGAGGATAAAGATACACTACTCAAAAAGAAAGAATATCTCGATTCATTAGGAAGATAA
- a CDS encoding TPM domain-containing protein, with amino-acid sequence MLRLTLILILFSVQSFAQIEIPTIKMWATDLTNTLNKSELDDLNYRLKTYEDTTSNQLVTLMIPSLGGYPIEEVANEIFTKNKIGTKKNDNGVLLLIAKDDRKLRIEVGYGLEGVLPDALCSSIIRNVIVPRLKAEQYYLAISDGINAIISAIGGEYIADNANQDEDSISIGFVIVLIILFIFIFRRGGGMPGGVYRSGGFGGWSSGGSGWGGGGGFSGGGGSSGGGGASGSW; translated from the coding sequence ATGTTAAGATTAACTCTGATTTTAATTTTATTCTCCGTTCAATCTTTTGCACAGATTGAAATACCCACAATTAAAATGTGGGCAACTGACTTAACAAACACACTCAACAAATCAGAGTTAGATGACCTTAATTATCGGTTAAAAACATACGAAGATACAACTTCAAATCAATTAGTTACTTTAATGATTCCATCTCTCGGCGGATATCCGATTGAAGAGGTCGCAAATGAAATTTTTACCAAGAATAAAATTGGAACTAAGAAGAATGATAATGGTGTTTTACTTCTAATTGCAAAAGATGACAGAAAACTCAGAATTGAAGTTGGTTATGGTTTGGAAGGTGTGTTACCAGATGCTCTATGTTCTTCAATTATCCGAAATGTTATTGTCCCAAGATTAAAAGCAGAACAATACTATCTCGCCATAAGTGACGGAATAAATGCAATTATTTCTGCTATTGGTGGTGAATATATTGCCGATAATGCAAATCAGGATGAAGATTCGATTTCCATAGGTTTTGTTATTGTTCTTATAATTTTATTTATATTTATTTTTAGGCGCGGAGGCGGAATGCCCGGTGGAGTATATCGTAGTGGTGGTTTTGGAGGATGGAGTAGTGGTGGAAGTGGTTGGGGCGGAGGTGGAGGTTTTAGCGGCGGTGGAGGATCGTCAGGCGGCGGTGGTGCAAGTGGTTCCTGGTAA
- a CDS encoding LemA family protein: MKNKGLIVGLAIGGVLIIGIILLVMWGISVYNNLVASEQNVLKQWSQVENQYQRRADLIPNLVNTVKGYANFEKEVLTQVTEARARVGQFNVTPEVLNDPQAFEKFQSVQGELSSALSRLLAVVENYPELKANENFLQLQAQLEGTENRISVERKRFNEAVQEYNTMIKRFPASMLAGMFGFREKQYFKAVQGAEVPPKVEF, from the coding sequence ATGAAAAATAAAGGACTAATTGTTGGTTTAGCCATTGGGGGTGTTCTAATAATCGGAATTATACTTCTGGTCATGTGGGGAATCAGTGTGTATAACAATCTCGTTGCATCCGAGCAAAATGTTCTTAAGCAATGGTCTCAGGTAGAAAATCAATATCAAAGAAGAGCCGATTTAATACCTAATCTGGTAAATACAGTTAAAGGTTATGCTAATTTTGAAAAAGAAGTTCTGACTCAGGTTACAGAAGCAAGAGCAAGAGTCGGACAGTTTAATGTTACTCCTGAAGTTTTAAATGATCCTCAGGCATTTGAAAAATTTCAATCAGTTCAGGGAGAATTAAGTAGTGCCTTATCAAGATTATTAGCTGTGGTTGAGAACTATCCCGAACTAAAAGCTAATGAAAACTTTCTTCAACTTCAGGCACAACTTGAAGGAACTGAAAACAGAATCTCTGTTGAAAGAAAAAGATTTAACGAAGCTGTGCAGGAATACAATACTATGATTAAAAGATTTCCTGCATCGATGCTTGCGGGAATGTTCGGTTTTCGTGAAAAGCAATATTTCAAAGCTGTTCAGGGAGCTGAAGTTCCGCCCAAAGTAGAATTTTAA